In Mastacembelus armatus chromosome 22, fMasArm1.2, whole genome shotgun sequence, a genomic segment contains:
- the nat8 gene encoding probable N-acetyltransferase camello, with protein sequence MANIQVRKYRDDDAEAVKEIFTLGMSEHVPSSFMHLLKQPVTQMVLMCMFCALLTSSKSFLLPILAATLLLAGTRQFVVYMFNQYIDTSLRKDLNNISETYLKQKDSCFWVAESDGRVVGTVACLPSKEALGCLELKRMSVRHSHRGMGIAKALCRTVADFTRDRGYLAVILVTSVVQTDAQKLYEHMGYVKIREFLAPELVAKIMNFTLFEYRLDLQRDEKLT encoded by the coding sequence ATGGCCAATATTCAGGTCCGGAAATATCGGGACGATGATGCTGAGGCTGTGAAGGAGATCTTCACCTTGGGGATGAGTGAGCATGTCCCTTCATCCTTCATGCATCTTCTGAAACAGCCGGTGACCCAGATGGTGCTCATGTGCATGTTCTGCGCTCTCCTGACCAGCTCCAAATCCTTCCTGCTCCCCATCCTGGCTGCTACCCTGCTCCTGGCTGGGACCAGACAATTTGTCGTCTACATGTTTAACCAATATATTGACACCTCCCTCAGGAAGGACCTGAACAACATCTCCGAGACCTACCTGAAGCAGAAGGACTCGTGTTTTTGGGTGGCTGAAAGTGATGGTCGGGTAGTCGGCACGGTGGCTTGCCTCCCCTCCAAGGAAGCACTTGGGTGCTTGGAGCTGAAACGCATGTCTGTTCGGCACAGTCACCGTGGGATGGGCATCGCTAAGGCTCTGTGTCGGACAGTAGCTGATTTTACCCGTGACAGAGGTTATTTAGCAGTCATCCTGGTCACCTCCGTGGTGCAGACAGACGCCCAGAAGCTGTATGAACACATGGGCTACGTGAAGATAAGAGAGTTTCTTGCTCCTGAGCTTGTTGCCAAAATCATGAACTTTACTCTGTTTGAATACAGACTCGATTTACAGAGAGATGAGAAACTGACGTAA
- the slc39a8 gene encoding zinc transporter ZIP8: MMFNLRCFFTCVLAFVTTSQSINVIGRDGQKFLENILRYYGENKTISMENLEDLLLLVSDRRAESITEENPLANQDCPSAQQILSHFGFSNVSQLTVGHLGRICPAVLTQVLLPSCPYTALQALPQLDYSVWGYGFLAVTVINLASLLGLLLIPFTKKSYFPKVLTYFIGLAIGTLFSNAVLQLIPEALGFDPKTDKYVLNAVGIFGGFYFLFFMEKVLKMALRLDHEHGHSHFTPAEPPQENSLHNGDILGKTDAIILTNITTIGSDRSSSDTEPAHTNMTTSQDIQVSGVFCHWLRGQRITSIKTVAWMITLSDALHNFIDGLAIGASFTVSVLAGFSTSTAIVCEEFPHELGDFVILLNAGMSIPQAIFFNLLSAASCYFGLVFGILLGSNFAPNAIFAIAGGMFLYIALADMFPEMDSIAREYQQTSTKLIFFLIQNAGLLTGFTIILLITMFAGEINLG, from the exons ATGATGTTTAACCTGAGGTGCTTTTTTACGTGTGTTTTGGCTTTTGTCACAACGTCCCAGAGTATAAACGTGATTGGACGGGATGGACAGAAGTTTTTGGAGAATATTTTACGCTATTAtggtgaaaacaaaaccatctcAATGGAGAATCTGGAAgatttgctgctgctggtctcTGACAGACGAGCTGAGTCAATAACTGAGGAAAATCCACTGGCAAACCAAGAT TGTCCCTCAGCACAGCAGATCTTGTCCCACTTTGGGTTCAGTAATGTCAGCCAGCTGACTGTGGGACATCTGGGGAGGATCTGCCCTGCTGTGTTGACCCAGGTGCTGCTGCCCTCCTGCCCCTACACCGCCCTCCAGGCTCTGCCTCAGCTTGACTACAGTG TGTGGGGTTATGGGTTTCTGGCCGTCACTGTGATCAACCTGGCGTCTCTGCTTGGGCTCCTGCTGATCCCCTTTACcaaaaaatcttattttcctAAAGTGCTGACATACTTCATTGGCCTGGCCATCGGGACACTCTTCTCCAATGCTGTGCTTCAACTTATACCAGAG GCCCTGGGGTTTGATCCCAAAACTGATAAGTATGTGCTAAATGCAGTTGGAATATTTGGTGGATTTTACTTCTTGTTTTTCATGGAGAAGGTGCTGAAAATGGCTCTGCGGTTAGATCATGAG CATGGCCACAGCCACTTTACTCCTGCAGAGCCGCCTCAAGAAAACTCCCTCCACAATGGAGACATACTGGGGAAAACTGATGCTATCATTTTGACTAACATCACCACCATCGGCTCTGACAGGAGCAGCTCGGACACAGAACCTGCACATACAAATATGACAACTTCTCAG GATATCCAGGTGTCTGGTGTGTTTTGTCACTGGCTGAGGGGCCAACGAATCACCAGCATCAAGACTGTGGCGTGGATGATAACTCTGAGTGACGCGCTGCACAACTTCATTGATGGTCTGGCTATTGGCGCCTCATTCACTGTGTCAGTACTGGCAGGGTTCAGCACATCTACTGCAATTGTATGTGAGGAGTTTCCCCATGAGCTGG GAGACTTCGTGATCCTACTGAATGCTGGTATGAGCATCCCACAAGCAATTTTCTTCAACCTTCTTTCAGCAGCATCATGTTACTTTGGCTTAGTGTTTGGCATCCTGCTCGGGAGCAACTTTGCCCCCAATGCAATCTTTGCCATCGCAGGAGGAATGTTCCTGTATATTGCACTGGCAGACATG TTTCCAGAGATGGATAGCATAGCACGAGAATATCAGCAGACTTCCACCAAGCTCATCTTCTTCCTGATCCAGAACGCAGGGCTGCTCACTGGGTTCACCATCATACTATTAATCACCATGTTTGCAGGGGAGATCAACCTGGGCTAA
- the manba gene encoding beta-mannosidase, with product MTPCGNNFICVLGVLLCVCFRVFSSVTEQQRTVSLNGKWGLSSSDGSLSLTAQVPGCVHSALQQQGYIQDPYFRFNDVSYQWIALDNWTYTTVFAVSAQLRARQKVLLVFDGVDTVASVWLNGITVGKTDNMFRRYDFSVRDLLRDGDNVLNVSLLSPVLYASEQRKAHSAYRVPPECPPDVQKGECHVNFIRKEQSSFSWDWGPSFPTMGLWKDVRLEAFDILQLVQISSVPLYNYSRSQWTVQVELLVDAVETTTGQITLSIPELDSDQTFQTEFLSGKTKNIFILNINTSDQVKLWWPNGHGDQPFYLLTLRGFQDGLLILNTESKVYFRTVELVQEPVVGSPGLSFYFRINGKPVFLKGSNWIPAHSFQDQVTPAVLKNLLQSAVDANMNALRVWGGGVYEQDLFYSICDELGIMVWQDFMFACATYPTEDRFIQTVREEVVQQVRRLKSHPSIIIWSGNNENEAALATDWFNIPAPQKSTYIKDYVTLYVNNIRKIVQEEDQSRPFLVSSPTNGAESEQEGWVAANPYDPHYGDTHFYSYILDCWDWRTFPRTRFASEYGFQSWPSFSTLQPVSVNEDWSYNSNFSSHRQHHEAGNQEMLLQAAFHFHLPNSTEPLKRFTDTLYITQVMQAQCVKTQTEFYQRSRSEIIEGKGRTMGALYWQLNDIWQAPSWSSVEFGGKWKMLHYFAQSFFSAVLPVGFEDNNTLLIYAVSDLNQDLKLRAVVTVYSWADLDPVCTLKSDLILVPGGSAVPIFKEPVATLLVGCGRCTRLTCLLTFHLEDPSSVQQGPTNHHFLCSPKEAQGLQRPNITAKVQEGKSSYTVTLHSASVAPFVWLDVGNIPGRFSSNGFLMVSRNMTVSFNAWRPTSVAELSKYLTITSLRDVY from the exons ATGACTCCGTgtggaaataatttcatttgcGTGTTAGgcgttttgttgtgtgtgtgtttccgtGTGTTTTCCTCGGTAACGGAGCAGCAGCGGACCGTGAGTCTGAACGGTAAATGGGGACTGTCAAGCTCCGATGGGTCCCTGTCTCTGACTGCACAGGTGCCCGGATGTGTCCACTCAGCTCTGCAGCAACAGGGATACATCCAG GACCCATACTTCAGGTTCAACGATGTGTCTTATCAGTGGATTGCTCTTGACAACTGGACATACACGACCGTGTTTGCTGTCTCTGCCCAGCTCAG GGCCAGGCAGAAGGTGCTTCTTGTCTTTGATGGTGTCGACACTGTTGCATCAGTTTGGCTCAATGGAATCACTGTCGGAAAGACAGACAACATGTTTCGTAGATAT GACTTCTCAGTAAGGGACCTGCTGAGGGACGGGGACAATGTGCTGAACGTCAGCTTGCTGTCTCCGGTTCTTTATGCGTCCGAGCAGAGAAAAGCTCATTCTGCCTACAGAGTTCCTCCTGAATGTCCCCCAGATGTCCAGAAAGGAGAATGTCACGTCAATTTCATAAGGAAA GAGCAAAGTTCCTTCAGTTGGGATTGGGGGCCTTCGTTTCCGACGATGGGACTGTGGAAGGACGTTCGACTGGAGGCGTTTGACATCCTGCAGCTTGTCCAGATTTCTTCTGTTCCTCTTTACA ATTACAGCCGATCTCAGTGGACGGTCCAGGTTGAACTTCTTGTTGATGCTGTTGAGACAACTACAGGCCAGATCACACTGTCCATACCTGAACTGGACTCTGACCAGACCTTCCAGACAGAGTTTCTCTCTGGAAAGACCAAGAACATCTTCATCCTAAACATAAACACG AGCGACCAGGTGAAGTTGTGGTGGCCCAATGGACACGGTGACCAACCCTTCTACCTGCTGACCCTCAGAGGTTTTCAGGATGGACTTTTAATCCTGAATACCGAATCTAAG GTGTATTTTCGCACAGTGGAACTTGTTCAGGAGCCAGTCGTTGGGTCTCCAGGTCTGAGCTTTTATTTCCGCATCAATGGGAAACCAGTTTTCCTGAAAGGGTCCAACTGGATCCCAGCCCACTCCTTTCAGGACCAAGTCACCCCTGCTGT CCTAAAGAACTTGCTGCAGTCAGCGGTGGATGCCAACATGAACGCCCTCAGAGTGTGGGGGGGAGGGGTGTATGAGCAGGATCTGTTCTACAGCATTTGTGATGAGCTGGGAATCATG GTTTGGCAGGACTTCATGTTTGCCTGTGCTACATATCCCACTGAGGACAGATTCATACAGACAGTAAGAGAAGAGGTCGTCCAACAG GTTCGGCGCCTCAAGTCTCACCCCTCTATAATAATTTGGAGTGGGAACAATGAAAACGAGGCGGCTCTGGCTACAGACTGGTTCAATATCCCAGCTCCTCAGAAGTCTACATACATCAAAGACTATGTGACGCTGTATGTGAACAACATAAGGAAGATTGTGCAAGAG GAGGACCAGAGTCGCCCATTTCTGGTCTCTAGTCCAACAAACGGTGCTGAATCGGAGCAGGAGGGATGGGTGGCAGCAAACCCTTATGACCCTCACTACGGGGACACTCATTTCTACAGCTACATTCTGGACTGCTGGGATTGGAGAACTTTCCCTCGAACACGTTTCGCCTCTGAATATGGTTTCCAGTCCTGGCCTTCCTTCTCCACCCTACAGCCG GTTTCCGTGAACGAAGACTGGAGCTACAACAGTAACTTCAGTTCCCATCGTCAGCACCATGAGGCGGGGAACCAGGAGATGTTACTGCAGGCTGCTTTTCACTTTCACCTGCCAAACTCCACGGAGCCTTTGAAGAGATTCACAGACACTCTCTACATCACCCAG GTCATGCAGGCTCAGTGTGTGAAGACTCAGACAGAGTTTTATCAACGAAGTCGGAGTGAAATCATTGAGGGCAAAGGTCGCACTATGGGTGCTCTCTACTGGCAGCTCAATGATATTTGGCAGGCACCTTCCTGGTCGTCAGTCG agTTTGGTGGGAAGTGGAAAATGCTGCATTATTTTGCACAGAGCTTTTTTTCGGCCGTCCTTCCTGTCGGGTTTGAGGATAACAACACGCTGCTCATCTACGCCGTCTCAGACCTGAATCAGGACCTGAAGCTCAGGGCTGTG GTGACTGTGTATTCCTGGGCTGATCTGGATCCTGTGTGTACACTGAAGTCAGACCTGATCCTGGTTCCCGGAGGCAGTGCTGTGCCTATTTTTAAAGAGCCTGTCGCCACCCTGCTTGTAGGATGTGGGCGCTGCACCCGTCTCACCTGTCTGCTCACCTTTCACCTGGAGGACCCCAGCAGTGTCCAGCAGGGTCCCACCAACCATCACTTCCTGTGCTCACCCAAAGAGGCTCAAGGGCTCCAGAGACCAAACATTACA GCCAAGGTGCAGGAGGGTAAAAGCAGCTACACCGTTACCCTTCATTCAGCCTCCGTTGCTCCTTTTGTCTGGCTCGACGTGGGAAACATCCCTGGACGTTTCAGCTCCAACGGCTTCCTGATGGTTTCTAGAAACATGACGGTCAGTTTTAACGCGTGGCGTCCCACCAGTGTGGCCGAGCTCTCCAAATATCTCACCATCACATCTTTAAGGGACGTGTACTGA